The DNA region TTTGTAGACCCGTTCGAGTTTCCGCGCGAATGCGTCGCCGGCGTCTACCGTCTCGACAGCAGAGCGCAACACGGACCCGTAATCTATCAACGGATCAGCGCCGGTTGCCAGATTCACGGCCTTCTCGACATACGCCGCAGGGCTCTCGGTGACCAGGTCGCCAATCCCGTAGGCCTTGCAAAGACTCGCGCCGACCCGCGCCGGCATGGCCGCGCCGGCACATGTCAGCACCGGTACTCCCTGAGCAATCGCGTCCGCGGCCGTCGAATGGGCGCCATAGACGAACGTGTCGAGAAACAGATTTGCATGCCGGTGCCGGGCCAGATGATCGGGCATGGCCGGCGCAGTCGGCGCGAACACAAGGCGCGACGGGTCAACGCCCGCGGCCCGGGCTGCGCCCCTGAGGTTCTGCGAGCTCGAAGCGGCGTGTTCGCGCAACCAAAGGACCGCCCCATCGACCCGCGCGAGGATTTCCATCCACGCCGCGAAGGTTCCCGCATCGACCTTGGGGGAAGCGTTGAACGCACAGAAGACGAAGCCTTCTTCCGGCAGGCCGTGGGCCGCGCGGTTATCGCTTTTGACCGCGGCAACATCGAACCGGTTGAGCGGCATGAAGCTTCCGGGCAGATATGCGACGGCCTCGGCAAAACCCCCGACAGCGCCGGGCGGCAACACGACATCGTCGGCCAGCAAAACATCGTTGAGGCCGCCGGATGAACCGCAATAACCGAGCCAACCGATCTGTAACGGTGCGGCGCGGGCAGCCAGTATCTCGGGCCGGGCGCCAAGCGTGAAACCGCCCAGTTCGACCAGTATGTCAGTTCCCGCCTCGCGAATGCGCGCCGCGGCATCGCCGGGCGCAACCCGCGAGAGATCCTCGACGCGTGCCACGCCGTCCAAGATCACCTGCTGCACGTCGCTGCCATCGGGCGGTGCCAGCGCGAACGCGGTAACTTCGAACCCGGCCGCGTCGTGGCGCGGCAGCAGATCCGCCAATAGCCGCCCCACCGGGTGGTGACCGAGATCGGCAGACAGATATCCCAGACGCAATGGCGCGCCGTCAGGTCTCGCCGCAGCGGGAATGCGCTCGCGAAGCACAACCGACTTCCGGGTGACCGTGGCCCGGGCGTCGCTCACACTGTTCAGTGCGGCTTGGTCAAAGGGCAAATAAAGCGCGATCAGCGGCGACAATTCGGAAAGGACGTCCGGGTCCGCACCAAGCAGGCGTTCGAAATTCACAATCAGCTTGGGGTGGTCCTGCCAGTCACAGGCATGGAGCGACGCATAGAATAACTGCGCGGCAGCCCGTACAAAGCCCGGATCGAGCCTCAAAGCCGCCCGAAATCGTGCGCCGGCGGCCGCATAGTCATGCAATGCGGTCAGCGTCACACCGAGGCTGTGCTGTATTTCGGGGTCATCGGGCGAGACCTCGACCGCCGCTTCCAGTGTTTCTCGCGACGCCTCCAGGCGGTCGGCCTGGCGATACAGGTTTCCCAGATTGGCCAGCGCATGTGCATGCCCCGGCGCAAGCTGGCGCGCCGTCTCCAGATGTTCGATCGCATCGTCCCGACGGCCGGCCAACGCCAACGCACCCGCGAGATTGAATTCGAGCTCCGCATCGCCGGGATTATTCTGTCGGGCGGTTTCATACGCCGAAACGGCGCCGCCGATGTCGCCGATGTCGAGGCGCAGTTTGGCCAGATTGGCACGTATCCGACCGTCCGCCGGTGCCAGCGCGACAGCCCGTTCAAGCAACGCCAACCCCTCCTCCGGCGCGCCGCACTGGGCGCGCAGGATCCCCTTGAGTTGCAGAACTTCGGCGTTTTCAGGATCGATCGCGAGGACGGAATCATAAAGCTGAGCGGCAGCATCAAGTGCACCGTCGCGATGCTTCAGCCGGGCATCGGCGACAAGCTCATCCAGTTCACTGCGAGGATCGTCCATTACGCCCTTCTTTCAGAATCGATCCCCGCTTGCAACAACCAATGGAAATGCTGGACTTTCAAGCGCTTCGCGCCCATTTTCCGCACAACACGCGCCAACGCGCGATTTCAACACAGACGAGCAATATGAAATTTGACGAAATGGGTCTCAGCGACCCGCTATTAAACGCTATTGGGTCAGCGGGTTACGAGAACCCCACACCGATCCAGGCGGAAGCCATTCCCCATCTCTTGATGGGACGCGACATCATCGGTATCGCCCAGACGGGCACCGGCAAGACGGCGAGTTTCACCTTGCCGATGATCGAAATTCTCTCCACGGGCCGCGCCCGTGCGCGGATGCCCCGGAGCCTGATTCTGGAGCCGACCCGCGAACTCGCGGCACAGGTCGCCGAAAACTTTGAAGTTTACGGCAAGAACCACAAACTCAGCATGGCGCTGTTGATCGGCGGCGTGTCGTTCTCCGACCAGGAAGACAAACTCGACCGCGGGGTCGATGTGCTGATCGCAACACCGGGACGCCTGCTCGACCATTTCGAGCGGGGCAAGGTGCTGCTGGCAGATATCCGGGTCCTGGTCGTCGACGAGGCCGACCGGATGCTCGACATGGGCTTCATTCCCGACGTCGAGCGCATCATCAAGCTGCTGCCGCAAATCCGGCAAACGGCGATGTTCTCCGCCACGATGCCTTCGGAAATCAAACGGCTGACCGACGCCTACATGATGAGCCCGCGTACGGTGCAGGTCGATGCCCAGGCCTCGGCGGCCGATACGGTGACCCAGGGCCTCCTGCGCGTCAGCGGCGGCTTCAAGGAAAAGCGCGCGGCATTGCGCAAGCTGATCCGCGACAGCGGCGTGAAGAACGCGATTGTCTTCTGCAACCGCAAACGCGACGTGGCCACGCTCGAAAAATCGCTCCGCACCCACGGTTTCAACGCCGCCGGCCTGCACGGCGATATGCACCAGAGCGCGCGCATGGAGACGTTGGCGAAGTTCCGCGACGGCGAAATCGAGTTGCTCGTGGCGAGCGACGTGGCCGCCCGGGGTCTCGACATTCCCAATATGAGCCATGTCTTCAATTTCGACGTCCCGATGCATGCCGAGGACTATATTCATCGCATCGGCCGCACCGGCCGCGCCGGCAAGGAAGGCCATGCCTATACGCTGGCGACCCGCGACGACGCCAAGTTCCTGAGCGGTGTCGAACGAATGCTCGGCAAACCGATCCCGCCCATCGCCGACGCGGACGGCCGATCCGCCGGTGGTCAATCGGCCGACAAGCCACAGGGCGACAAGGATCAAGCGGAGACCCGGGACGCGAAGGCTTCGGAAAGCCCGGAAGAGAAGACCGAAGCGCCGCGGCGCCGGCGTCGCAGCCGACGCAAGGCGGAACCGGAAAGCCAGACCGAGGCCGAGAGCGAGCCGCAGGACGCCAAGGAAGCCGACGCACCGCGCAAACCCCGTGAGCCGCGCAACGCACGCGAGCCCCGCAATGCCCGTGAACCGCGCAAGGCGCGCGAGCCCAGAGAACCCCGTGAGCCGGTGCGCAGTGACACGTCACGCGACGAGCCGGCCAGAGCGCCGCGCAAACGCGACGACGATCATGTCGAAGACGGCGGTCCGGCTTTCGGGAATGATGAAACACCGGCGTTTCTTTTGCGCTAGACTTCCGGCCCGCTTCCGCAACGAACGACAGTGTGATGCAAACGATCTTTGTTCAGGTGAAATGCGAACTCGGCCGGGCGTATGACGTTGCCGATGAGGCGTCGCTGAGTATCGACCAGGTCTCCGAGGTGTATTCGACCTCGGGCCAGTTCGACCTTCTGATGAAATGCTATCTCGCCGATGAGACCGACATTGGCCATTTCGTGACCAGTAATATCCAGACGCTGCCCGGCGTCGCCGACACCTTCACGACCATCACGTTCAAGGCATTCACCTGATCCCGTAGCAGCCGTCCGGCATCCCGCGCCGGAAGCTCTGTTGACCGGCAGCGCCCGTTCGAGCCCGGCATCGGCATTCAGCATCACGGCGCTGCACCGGTCGGCCTTTCTCCACCACGACGGATCATTCTCATGAGCGAAATCGAACTCCCGGAACTTCGAGGCGAGCATCTCTTCACCGCAAAATTCGATGTGGCGACACCGACCGTTCTCGAAAATACCCCCTACGGCACACGCATCATTGCAGGCATCAATGGCGGCTCGTTCGAAGGTCC from Alphaproteobacteria bacterium includes:
- a CDS encoding tetratricopeptide repeat protein; protein product: MDDPRSELDELVADARLKHRDGALDAAAQLYDSVLAIDPENAEVLQLKGILRAQCGAPEEGLALLERAVALAPADGRIRANLAKLRLDIGDIGGAVSAYETARQNNPGDAELEFNLAGALALAGRRDDAIEHLETARQLAPGHAHALANLGNLYRQADRLEASRETLEAAVEVSPDDPEIQHSLGVTLTALHDYAAAGARFRAALRLDPGFVRAAAQLFYASLHACDWQDHPKLIVNFERLLGADPDVLSELSPLIALYLPFDQAALNSVSDARATVTRKSVVLRERIPAAARPDGAPLRLGYLSADLGHHPVGRLLADLLPRHDAAGFEVTAFALAPPDGSDVQQVILDGVARVEDLSRVAPGDAAARIREAGTDILVELGGFTLGARPEILAARAAPLQIGWLGYCGSSGGLNDVLLADDVVLPPGAVGGFAEAVAYLPGSFMPLNRFDVAAVKSDNRAAHGLPEEGFVFCAFNASPKVDAGTFAAWMEILARVDGAVLWLREHAASSSQNLRGAARAAGVDPSRLVFAPTAPAMPDHLARHRHANLFLDTFVYGAHSTAADAIAQGVPVLTCAGAAMPARVGASLCKAYGIGDLVTESPAAYVEKAVNLATGADPLIDYGSVLRSAVETVDAGDAFARKLERVYKSLWRAHVAGALMPGRLVPMENTG
- a CDS encoding Lrp/AsnC ligand binding domain-containing protein, with the translated sequence MQTIFVQVKCELGRAYDVADEASLSIDQVSEVYSTSGQFDLLMKCYLADETDIGHFVTSNIQTLPGVADTFTTITFKAFT
- a CDS encoding DEAD/DEAH box helicase codes for the protein MKFDEMGLSDPLLNAIGSAGYENPTPIQAEAIPHLLMGRDIIGIAQTGTGKTASFTLPMIEILSTGRARARMPRSLILEPTRELAAQVAENFEVYGKNHKLSMALLIGGVSFSDQEDKLDRGVDVLIATPGRLLDHFERGKVLLADIRVLVVDEADRMLDMGFIPDVERIIKLLPQIRQTAMFSATMPSEIKRLTDAYMMSPRTVQVDAQASAADTVTQGLLRVSGGFKEKRAALRKLIRDSGVKNAIVFCNRKRDVATLEKSLRTHGFNAAGLHGDMHQSARMETLAKFRDGEIELLVASDVAARGLDIPNMSHVFNFDVPMHAEDYIHRIGRTGRAGKEGHAYTLATRDDAKFLSGVERMLGKPIPPIADADGRSAGGQSADKPQGDKDQAETRDAKASESPEEKTEAPRRRRRSRRKAEPESQTEAESEPQDAKEADAPRKPREPRNAREPRNAREPRKAREPREPREPVRSDTSRDEPARAPRKRDDDHVEDGGPAFGNDETPAFLLR